The following proteins are co-located in the Noviherbaspirillum sp. UKPF54 genome:
- a CDS encoding glycosyltransferase, with amino-acid sequence MKTRSLFSVPLQPRAAPVRRKRILLLSVSAGAGHVRAAEAIRHVADAHEDGVEARHLDVMDYVPALFRWLYTDLYISIVNRFPGLWGALYRVTDEARPGGVLQRLRRFAERLNTLALRREIAAFRPDAIVCTHFLPAEVLARMARKGMLACPLWVQVTDFDLHRIWVQPGVTGYFAANEEVAFRLRAHGVAPQAIRVTGIPVMPAFARAAASAGGAQEAGLDARRRIVLLMGGGAGLGSLEQVAASLLALDVDMQLVVLAGKNRAALAALQRLAARYPGRLLPLGFTDRVERLMACADLVITKPGGLTVSECLAMGLPAILHAPIPGQEERNANFLLEQGAALNAGNGVALAYRVCHLLRHPEQMARMRERAAALGRPDAARHVLQAVLAGLRADEA; translated from the coding sequence ATGAAGACGCGTTCGCTTTTTTCAGTGCCGCTGCAGCCGCGTGCCGCGCCCGTGCGCCGGAAAAGGATCCTGCTGCTGAGCGTGTCCGCCGGCGCCGGCCACGTGCGCGCGGCGGAAGCGATCCGGCATGTCGCCGATGCGCATGAAGACGGGGTGGAGGCGAGGCATCTGGACGTGATGGATTACGTGCCGGCCCTGTTCCGCTGGCTGTATACGGACCTTTACATTTCCATCGTCAACCGCTTTCCGGGGCTGTGGGGAGCCCTGTATCGCGTCACCGACGAGGCGCGGCCCGGCGGCGTGCTGCAGCGGTTGCGGCGTTTTGCGGAGCGGCTGAACACGCTCGCCTTGCGCCGTGAAATCGCCGCGTTCCGGCCGGATGCGATCGTCTGCACCCATTTCCTGCCGGCTGAAGTGCTGGCGCGCATGGCCCGCAAGGGGATGCTGGCATGCCCGCTATGGGTGCAGGTCACCGACTTCGACCTGCACCGGATCTGGGTCCAGCCGGGCGTGACCGGATATTTCGCCGCGAACGAAGAGGTTGCGTTCCGCCTGCGCGCGCATGGGGTGGCGCCGCAGGCGATACGCGTCACAGGCATTCCGGTCATGCCGGCCTTCGCGCGTGCCGCCGCAAGCGCGGGCGGCGCGCAGGAAGCGGGGCTCGATGCGCGGCGCAGGATCGTCTTGCTGATGGGGGGCGGCGCCGGACTGGGGAGCCTGGAACAGGTGGCGGCAAGCCTGCTGGCGCTGGACGTGGACATGCAACTGGTCGTGCTGGCAGGGAAGAACCGCGCCGCGCTGGCGGCCTTGCAGCGGCTTGCCGCACGTTATCCCGGCCGCCTGCTGCCGCTCGGATTCACGGACCGGGTGGAGCGCTTGATGGCCTGCGCCGACCTCGTCATCACCAAGCCGGGCGGGCTGACCGTGTCGGAATGCCTGGCGATGGGCTTGCCGGCGATCCTGCATGCGCCCATTCCCGGGCAGGAGGAGCGCAACGCCAATTTCCTGCTGGAGCAGGGCGCGGCGCTCAATGCCGGCAACGGCGTGGCGCTCGCCTATCGCGTGTGCCATCTGCTGCGGCATCCGGAGCAGATGGCGCGGATGCGGGAAAGGGCGGCCGCGCTGGGCCGCCCGGACGCCGCGCGCCACGTGCTGCAGGCGGTGCTGGCCGGCCTGAGAGCCGATGAGGCGTAA
- a CDS encoding DUF445 domain-containing protein has translation MRPSDREAEQLVQLTKTRRLATGLLVLMAVLFVVARLLQPAHPSLSFVAAFSEAAMVGALADWFAVTALFRAPLGLPIPHTAIIPRNKERIGESLAYFLKHNFITQEVIREELRPIDFSGTAAKWLARPENSRFVAKQVVGSIPAILRMIEDEDVAQFMQRRMRAAMGSVQFAPLVAEILSVLVAGRHHQVVFDHLVNLMAQLVENNSSYIRWKINENSPRWLPKAVDDRFFARLLDAMQSTLAEMREDDSEWRNRFQIAIEELIDKLRTSPEYEEKIEVVIMNVLEHPVFRNYINHIWHEIKLRLLTEVEAEDSVMLTKLTQGLHTFSVALLQDKTVQKKLNQWIRIVATDTLVERREMIADLVTRVIRKWDAETVSRKFELHVGKDLQYIRINGTLVGGLVGLVLHTVSLAL, from the coding sequence ATGCGCCCATCAGACCGGGAAGCGGAACAACTCGTCCAATTGACCAAGACCAGGCGGCTGGCGACCGGCCTGCTGGTGCTGATGGCCGTGCTGTTCGTGGTGGCAAGACTGCTGCAGCCGGCGCATCCATCCCTGTCCTTTGTCGCGGCGTTCTCCGAAGCGGCGATGGTGGGCGCGCTGGCCGACTGGTTCGCGGTGACCGCGCTGTTCCGGGCGCCGCTCGGATTGCCGATTCCGCATACCGCGATCATCCCCAGGAACAAGGAGCGCATCGGCGAAAGCCTCGCGTATTTCCTTAAGCATAACTTCATCACGCAGGAAGTGATCCGCGAGGAATTGCGGCCGATCGACTTTTCCGGCACGGCGGCGAAATGGCTGGCGCGGCCCGAGAACAGCCGCTTCGTGGCGAAGCAGGTGGTCGGCAGCATCCCCGCGATCCTGCGCATGATCGAGGACGAGGACGTCGCCCAATTCATGCAGCGCCGCATGCGCGCCGCCATGGGCAGCGTGCAGTTCGCGCCGCTGGTGGCGGAAATCCTGTCGGTGCTGGTGGCCGGGCGGCATCACCAGGTCGTGTTCGACCACCTGGTGAACCTGATGGCGCAGCTGGTGGAGAACAACAGTTCCTACATCCGCTGGAAAATCAACGAGAACAGCCCGCGCTGGCTGCCGAAGGCAGTGGACGACCGGTTTTTTGCGCGCCTGCTCGACGCCATGCAGAGCACGCTGGCCGAAATGCGCGAAGACGACAGCGAGTGGCGTAACCGCTTCCAGATCGCCATCGAGGAACTGATCGACAAGCTGCGCACCTCGCCCGAGTACGAGGAAAAGATCGAAGTGGTGATCATGAACGTGCTCGAGCACCCGGTGTTTCGCAACTACATCAACCACATCTGGCATGAAATCAAGCTGCGCCTGCTGACCGAAGTGGAGGCGGAGGATTCGGTCATGCTGACCAAGCTGACCCAGGGGTTGCATACCTTCAGCGTTGCGCTGCTGCAGGACAAGACGGTGCAAAAGAAGCTGAACCAGTGGATCCGCATCGTCGCCACCGATACGCTGGTCGAGCGGCGCGAAATGATCGCCGACCTGGTCACGCGCGTGATCCGCAAGTGGGATGCGGAAACGGTGTCGCGCAAGTTCGAGCTGCATGTCGGCAAGGACCTGCAATATATCCGCATCAACGGCACCCTGGTGGGCGGCCTGGTCGGCCTGGTCTTGCATACCGTGTCGCTGGCTTTGTGA
- a CDS encoding HMA2 domain-containing protein, translating to MSEYIHHTSGRLRLKLARIRKNPARAHDIQIMARRLDGVTSAAANSVTGSVLIHYEPGRTDVHAILRAMSSAGWLSPMATAGNAGQALPPLAGKVLDALAEKLVERSALALLGALL from the coding sequence ATGAGCGAATACATACATCACACTTCGGGACGCCTGCGACTCAAGCTCGCGCGCATCAGGAAAAATCCGGCACGTGCCCATGACATACAGATAATGGCGCGCCGTCTCGACGGCGTCACGTCGGCGGCGGCGAACAGCGTCACGGGCAGCGTGCTGATTCATTACGAGCCGGGACGCACCGATGTCCACGCCATCCTGCGAGCGATGAGCAGCGCAGGATGGCTATCACCCATGGCCACGGCCGGCAATGCCGGTCAGGCCTTGCCGCCGCTTGCCGGCAAGGTGCTCGACGCTCTTGCCGAAAAACTCGTCGAACGCTCCGCGCTCGCGCTGCTGGGCGCGCTGCTGTAG
- a CDS encoding DUF5132 domain-containing protein: MDIFKSNIVVGLTAGLAATVLAPVVIPVVAMAARPLAKSLLKGGVLLYEKGREALASAGEEMEDLIAEVRSEMEMEHGGHGYGYAAPDEAGDLPQAGTQEDVGPRPEAGPAARHSGNGAHAS, translated from the coding sequence ATGGATATTTTCAAGAGCAATATCGTCGTCGGCCTGACCGCAGGGCTGGCCGCAACCGTGCTGGCGCCGGTGGTCATTCCTGTGGTGGCGATGGCTGCCCGCCCGCTGGCCAAATCCCTGCTGAAGGGCGGCGTGCTGCTGTACGAGAAAGGACGGGAGGCGCTGGCGAGCGCCGGCGAGGAAATGGAGGACCTGATCGCGGAAGTGCGCTCGGAGATGGAAATGGAGCACGGCGGGCATGGTTATGGCTACGCGGCGCCGGACGAGGCCGGCGACCTGCCGCAGGCCGGCACGCAGGAGGATGTGGGCCCGCGCCCGGAGGCTGGGCCCGCGGCGCGCCATTCGGGCAATGGAGCGCATGCGTCATGA
- a CDS encoding right-handed parallel beta-helix repeat-containing protein, with protein MTGCGGSGSPAATPSASAAATTGTTPAASAAPSAVQSPAEAIAAPDLTQPALALPANIANGSVVSLQCGRTYSGTLDLAGKSNVTVRTEGGCGKAVITPGQAIDGWSLYQGNIYSAPIAFDAAQVLVDGQPLARAHWPSRSQTWARAGSSSGASLAYPMPNGDLAGATLLFRPNDWAIEARTITGYSAGSMSLASTGKVSFDGYALSGQPDFYVEGKLWMLDEPGEWAVSGGRLYVWTADGKSPQGRVVASPDRDGINARNAQGITVDGVSIYAAANGINALDAKNLRVTATDIANSSENGILNSGGSGLYVDGASIRNSRHDAIAVKWGGGGDTVRNSTIDASGVIGMPTNAHAAVNLTVGVGSTVSNNTVTNSGYIGIRAFRNASVTQNTVDGACMVLTDCGGMYFYTDDGQALNTVVDGNTIANVGGSQKLAWAIDLDAASGVTVSNNTITASANGMQLHDGGGNTISGNRFSASRQAHIQMDEDGSAPSVRNNVVKNNVFTSKNGEETYRISSTLGADSVAQFAAYSDNAYTSSSATFANFNGELLNYTQWKARTGQDASSTFQAQ; from the coding sequence ATGACTGGCTGCGGCGGCTCCGGCTCTCCCGCCGCGACCCCATCCGCTTCCGCAGCCGCCACCACCGGGACCACGCCGGCCGCCAGCGCCGCGCCTTCCGCAGTGCAGTCGCCGGCGGAGGCCATCGCCGCCCCCGACCTGACGCAGCCGGCGCTGGCGCTGCCCGCCAATATCGCCAATGGCAGCGTGGTGTCGCTGCAGTGCGGCCGGACCTATTCCGGCACGCTGGACCTTGCCGGCAAGTCGAACGTGACCGTCAGGACCGAAGGCGGCTGCGGCAAGGCCGTCATCACGCCCGGCCAGGCGATCGACGGATGGAGCCTATACCAGGGCAACATCTATTCGGCGCCCATTGCCTTCGACGCGGCGCAAGTGCTTGTCGACGGGCAGCCGCTGGCGCGCGCACACTGGCCGTCGCGTTCGCAAACCTGGGCCAGGGCCGGCAGCTCCAGCGGCGCTTCGCTCGCCTATCCAATGCCGAACGGCGACCTGGCCGGCGCCACCCTGCTGTTCCGCCCCAACGACTGGGCGATCGAGGCGCGCACCATCACCGGCTATTCGGCAGGCTCGATGAGCCTGGCCTCGACGGGCAAGGTCTCGTTCGACGGCTACGCGCTTTCCGGACAGCCGGACTTTTACGTGGAAGGCAAGCTGTGGATGCTCGACGAGCCCGGCGAATGGGCAGTGTCCGGCGGCCGGCTGTACGTCTGGACGGCCGACGGCAAGTCGCCGCAAGGACGGGTGGTGGCTTCGCCCGACCGCGACGGCATCAACGCGCGCAATGCGCAGGGAATCACGGTCGACGGCGTGAGCATCTATGCCGCCGCCAACGGCATCAACGCGCTCGACGCGAAGAACCTGCGCGTGACGGCCACCGATATCGCCAACTCCTCCGAAAACGGCATCCTCAATTCCGGCGGTTCGGGGCTGTATGTCGACGGCGCCAGCATCAGGAACTCGCGGCATGACGCGATTGCCGTCAAGTGGGGCGGCGGCGGGGATACCGTGCGCAATTCGACCATCGACGCATCCGGCGTGATCGGCATGCCGACCAATGCCCACGCGGCGGTCAACCTGACCGTGGGCGTCGGCTCGACCGTCAGCAACAACACCGTCACCAATTCCGGCTATATCGGCATCCGTGCGTTCCGCAATGCCAGCGTGACGCAGAACACGGTGGACGGCGCCTGCATGGTCCTGACCGACTGCGGCGGCATGTACTTTTACACGGACGACGGCCAGGCGCTCAATACCGTGGTCGACGGCAACACGATTGCCAATGTCGGCGGCAGCCAGAAACTGGCATGGGCGATCGATCTCGACGCCGCCAGCGGCGTCACCGTGTCGAACAACACGATCACCGCCAGCGCCAACGGCATGCAGCTCCATGACGGCGGCGGCAACACGATCAGCGGCAACCGCTTCTCGGCGAGCCGTCAGGCCCACATCCAGATGGACGAGGACGGCAGCGCGCCCAGCGTGCGCAACAATGTCGTGAAAAACAATGTCTTTACGTCGAAGAACGGCGAAGAGACGTATCGCATCAGCAGCACGCTGGGCGCGGATTCGGTGGCACAGTTCGCCGCATACAGCGACAACGCCTATACCAGTTCCTCCGCCACCTTCGCCAACTTCAATGGCGAGCTGCTGAACTACACGCAATGGAAGGCGCGCACGGGACAGGACGCGTCGTCGACGTTCCAGGCGCAGTAG
- a CDS encoding cation-transporting P-type ATPase translates to MQATVHSGPPGRVRITFPKLYRCETEKNRIESRLAACRDVTAVYANPLTARILVLFDAPDPPREIFDALGMPPAGAPHARRLPAPRPGRTAAKQTPAPRDIYPPWHLREAQEALRHYRSSPSGLSPAAAAERLRHGRNLLPQAPGPSQWMLLANQFKSLPVLLLGASALLSALTGGLPEAAAIAAVLALNAGIGFATERRAESAIASLSELIDDVVPVLRDGKVRQVDAADIAPGDILLLSPGIHVAADARLLAANGLALDESALTGESLPAAKDPAALKDAAPLAERRNMVYRGTAVAAGTGLALAVGTGARTEIGAIQRLMAQAERPPTPIQQQLDQLGNRLVVLSGAICAGVFGIGLLRGQGWLHMLKVAVSLAIAAVPEGLPTASTATLARGIGQMRRINVLIRRLQAVETIGGIQTICLDKTGTLTMNRMSALEVRAGLRHFRVDAGRLLAADGTPADPADPAQPELLRLLQVCVLSSEDGARPDDLSSSNGSSTERALQELAALAGAPAAEWRNRHSTLVTELRAHGRNYMKTVHAIPGMSRQLVTVKGSPPEVLGLCRACLSDGRLVPLTQPLRDEFARQNEGMAQRRLRVLGFAYAEADPSHVERPPLVWLGLVGLADPLRAGARQLIGSFHRAGIRTVMATGDQGATAASVGKELGLGRRTQLRILNAAHLDRMEAETFQRLARRTDVFARVSPAHKLRIVQALQAGGAVVAMTGDGINDGPALQAADIGIALGHGGTDLARAAADIILKDDRIETLLAAISQGRTISANIRKSVHFLISSNLSEILLVLGGVSFGAGSPLTPMQLLWLNLLSDVLPAIALTAEPPEEDVMARPPRDARQPMIGRDDLAHYTREAALIAGGALAAHLYATARHGAGPRAGSVAFNTLILGQLLHALSCRSERRRPFSGAARNRQLDWAIAGSVGLQLLANLVPGLRRLLGMRAPVFGDVLAVAAGAALPLLLNEAAKPPDAARAGQRPRDAASATGATARRPRYSSAPSSASAERSTSFSARASSTLPASGGKA, encoded by the coding sequence GTGCAAGCCACGGTGCATTCCGGCCCGCCCGGCCGCGTCCGGATAACGTTCCCCAAGCTCTATCGCTGTGAAACGGAAAAAAACCGCATCGAGTCGCGTCTGGCCGCATGCCGCGACGTCACCGCCGTCTATGCCAATCCGCTGACGGCGCGCATCCTGGTCCTGTTCGACGCGCCCGACCCGCCGCGCGAAATCTTCGACGCGCTCGGCATGCCTCCCGCCGGAGCCCCGCATGCGCGTAGGCTGCCCGCCCCGCGTCCCGGCCGCACTGCTGCCAAGCAGACGCCAGCCCCCCGCGACATCTACCCGCCCTGGCACTTGCGCGAGGCGCAGGAGGCGCTGCGGCACTACCGCAGCTCGCCCTCCGGCCTGTCGCCGGCGGCGGCCGCCGAGCGCCTGCGCCATGGCCGCAACCTGCTGCCGCAAGCCCCGGGGCCGTCGCAATGGATGCTCCTGGCCAACCAGTTCAAGAGCCTGCCGGTGCTCCTGCTTGGCGCTTCCGCGCTGCTGTCGGCGCTCACCGGCGGACTGCCGGAAGCGGCGGCGATTGCCGCCGTGCTGGCCTTAAACGCGGGCATCGGTTTCGCGACCGAACGGCGCGCCGAGTCTGCCATCGCATCGCTGTCGGAGTTGATCGACGACGTCGTCCCGGTACTGCGCGACGGCAAGGTGCGGCAAGTCGATGCGGCCGATATCGCGCCCGGCGATATCCTGCTCCTTTCCCCCGGCATCCATGTGGCGGCGGATGCCAGGCTGCTCGCCGCCAACGGCCTGGCTCTCGACGAATCCGCGCTGACCGGCGAAAGCCTGCCCGCGGCAAAGGACCCGGCGGCGCTGAAGGATGCCGCGCCGCTGGCCGAGCGCCGCAACATGGTCTATCGCGGCACGGCGGTGGCCGCCGGCACCGGCCTGGCGCTTGCGGTCGGCACCGGAGCGCGCACCGAAATCGGCGCCATCCAGCGCCTGATGGCGCAGGCGGAGCGCCCGCCGACGCCGATCCAGCAGCAGCTGGACCAGCTGGGCAACCGGCTGGTCGTCCTCAGCGGCGCCATTTGCGCCGGCGTGTTCGGCATCGGGCTGTTGCGCGGGCAAGGCTGGCTGCACATGCTGAAGGTGGCCGTCTCGCTGGCCATCGCCGCCGTGCCGGAAGGCTTGCCGACGGCTTCCACCGCGACGCTGGCGCGCGGCATCGGCCAGATGCGCCGGATCAACGTGCTGATCCGGCGACTGCAGGCGGTCGAAACCATCGGCGGCATCCAGACCATCTGCCTAGACAAGACCGGCACGCTGACCATGAACCGCATGTCCGCGCTCGAAGTGCGCGCCGGGCTGCGCCATTTCCGGGTCGACGCCGGCCGCCTGCTTGCCGCCGACGGCACGCCGGCTGACCCGGCAGACCCAGCGCAGCCGGAACTGCTGCGGCTGCTGCAGGTTTGCGTGCTGAGCAGCGAAGACGGGGCCAGGCCGGACGACCTGTCATCGTCCAACGGTTCCTCCACCGAGCGCGCGCTCCAGGAACTGGCTGCACTCGCGGGCGCGCCGGCCGCCGAATGGCGCAACCGGCACTCGACGCTGGTGACCGAGCTGCGCGCGCACGGGCGCAATTACATGAAGACCGTGCACGCGATCCCCGGCATGTCCCGCCAGCTGGTGACGGTCAAGGGCAGTCCGCCGGAAGTGCTCGGCCTGTGTCGCGCCTGCCTGAGCGATGGACGGCTCGTGCCGCTGACCCAACCGCTGCGCGACGAGTTCGCACGGCAGAATGAAGGGATGGCGCAAAGGCGCCTGCGCGTGCTCGGGTTCGCGTATGCGGAAGCCGACCCGTCGCATGTCGAGCGGCCGCCACTGGTCTGGCTCGGGCTGGTCGGCCTGGCCGACCCGCTGCGCGCCGGGGCCAGGCAGCTGATCGGCAGCTTCCACCGCGCCGGCATCCGCACCGTGATGGCGACCGGCGATCAGGGCGCCACCGCCGCATCGGTCGGCAAGGAACTGGGCCTGGGCCGGCGCACGCAACTGCGCATCCTCAACGCCGCGCACCTGGATCGCATGGAAGCCGAAACCTTCCAACGCCTGGCAAGGCGCACCGACGTCTTCGCCCGCGTCAGCCCGGCGCACAAGCTGCGCATCGTGCAGGCGCTGCAGGCAGGCGGCGCAGTGGTCGCGATGACCGGCGACGGCATCAACGACGGCCCTGCCCTGCAGGCGGCCGACATCGGCATCGCGCTGGGGCACGGCGGCACCGACCTGGCGCGCGCGGCAGCGGACATCATTCTCAAGGACGACCGCATCGAGACCCTGCTGGCGGCGATCAGCCAGGGCCGCACCATCTCCGCCAACATCCGCAAGTCCGTGCATTTCCTGATCTCGTCGAACCTGAGCGAAATCCTGCTGGTGCTCGGCGGCGTGTCGTTCGGCGCGGGTTCGCCGCTCACGCCGATGCAGCTGCTGTGGCTGAACCTGCTCAGCGACGTGTTGCCCGCGATCGCGCTGACGGCGGAACCGCCGGAAGAGGATGTCATGGCGCGGCCGCCGCGCGATGCGCGCCAGCCGATGATCGGCAGGGACGACCTGGCGCACTACACCCGCGAAGCCGCGCTCATCGCCGGCGGCGCGCTGGCCGCGCATCTGTACGCAACGGCGCGCCACGGCGCCGGCCCGCGCGCCGGCAGCGTCGCCTTCAATACGCTGATCCTGGGGCAATTGCTGCATGCGCTGTCGTGCCGCTCGGAGCGGCGGCGGCCGTTCTCCGGCGCCGCGCGCAACCGGCAGCTCGATTGGGCGATCGCCGGCTCGGTCGGACTGCAACTGCTGGCCAACCTGGTGCCGGGCCTGCGCAGGCTGCTGGGCATGCGCGCGCCTGTGTTCGGCGATGTGCTTGCCGTAGCGGCCGGGGCCGCCCTGCCGCTGCTGCTCAACGAAGCGGCCAAGCCGCCGGACGCCGCGCGCGCCGGGCAGCGGCCGCGCGACGCTGCGAGCGCAACCGGCGCGACTGCCCGCCGGCCACGCTACAGCAGCGCGCCCAGCAGCGCGAGCGCGGAGCGTTCGACGAGTTTTTCGGCAAGAGCGTCGAGCACCTTGCCGGCAAGCGGCGGCAAGGCCTGA
- a CDS encoding glycosyltransferase family 1 protein, translated as MRIAIVTDAAPPQVNGVVNTIKATQRCLQGLGHAAHVIDPAGLETFACPTYPEIHLARNPYPKVEQALDALQPDCIHIATEGPMGLAARRYCARRRLDYTSSYHTRFPEYVRSRSLIPAALTYRWLRWFHGRSKAVMVATAGMQRVLEARGFRNVVLWGRGVDTGYFRPDAQDYACIARPLFLYVGRVAVEKNIEDFLRLDLPGTKWVIGDGPQREQLERHYPAVRFLGPKPHEELAAYYNCADVFVFPSRTDTFGLVMAEAMACGVPVAAYPVEGPLDVVVHGRSGILDKNLGNACIDALRLNRDTVRHCALRYSWNAATRQFLQNLHPARRRHVGGTPCSVPV; from the coding sequence ATGCGTATCGCCATCGTGACCGATGCCGCGCCGCCCCAGGTCAACGGGGTGGTCAATACCATCAAGGCGACGCAGCGCTGCCTGCAAGGCCTCGGCCACGCGGCGCATGTTATCGATCCAGCGGGACTGGAAACCTTCGCCTGTCCCACCTATCCGGAAATCCACCTGGCCCGCAATCCCTATCCCAAGGTCGAGCAGGCGCTCGACGCGCTGCAGCCGGACTGCATACACATCGCCACCGAAGGGCCGATGGGTCTGGCCGCGCGGCGCTATTGCGCCAGGCGCCGGCTGGATTACACCAGTTCCTACCACACCCGCTTCCCCGAATACGTGCGCTCGCGCTCGCTGATTCCCGCCGCGCTGACTTACCGCTGGCTGCGCTGGTTCCATGGCCGCTCGAAGGCGGTGATGGTGGCCACGGCAGGCATGCAGCGCGTGCTCGAAGCACGCGGCTTTCGCAATGTCGTGTTGTGGGGGCGCGGCGTCGACACCGGGTATTTCAGGCCGGACGCGCAGGACTACGCCTGCATTGCGCGGCCGCTGTTCCTGTACGTGGGGCGGGTCGCGGTGGAAAAGAATATCGAGGATTTCCTGCGCCTGGACCTGCCCGGCACGAAGTGGGTGATCGGCGACGGGCCGCAGCGCGAGCAGCTGGAGCGGCACTATCCTGCGGTACGCTTTCTCGGACCCAAGCCGCACGAGGAGCTGGCCGCGTATTACAACTGCGCCGACGTGTTCGTCTTCCCCAGCCGCACCGACACCTTCGGCCTGGTGATGGCCGAGGCAATGGCGTGCGGCGTTCCGGTGGCCGCCTATCCGGTGGAAGGACCGCTGGACGTGGTCGTGCATGGGCGCTCGGGCATCCTTGACAAGAACCTGGGCAACGCCTGCATCGACGCACTGCGGCTGAACCGCGACACGGTGCGCCATTGCGCGCTGCGCTATTCCTGGAACGCGGCCACCCGGCAATTCCTGCAGAACCTGCATCCGGCGCGGCGGCGGCATGTCGGCGGCACGCCCTGTTCCGTGCCGGTGTGA
- a CDS encoding methyl-accepting chemotaxis protein, translating to MKLSFRTKLFAPLVVCWVALWAITGADIYHNKQRRLEERQLSLKYATEIGVSIAREYEALATAGTLTVDEAKKQALARIKAVRFGKDGYLTVVSSEPKMIMHPMKPEMDGSTLADYKDPQGNYLFRDMAAIAKSTGEGWVEYVWAKPGHPDQSKVFPKGSYVLTFKPWDWSVVTGVYLDDLSDATVRDFWQAFLALAVVGIFLNGAVLLVIHSLNRAVGGDPQDAAEVARRIAAGDLSEPVKVKPGDRSSLLFAMKTMQESLLGIVSKVRTGTDAITSATNEMAAGNLDLSSRTEQQAASLEETASSMDELTSTVKQNADNARQANQMAVVASEVAGKGGAVVAEVVDTMAAINESSRKIVDIIGVIDGIAFQTNILALNAAVEAARAGEQGRGFAVVAAEVRTLAQRSASAAKEIKELIGDSVDKVHAGTGLVDQAGATMQEVVASVTRVADLIGEIAAASQEQNNGIEHVNQAIAQMDQVTQQNAALVEEAAAAAESMHKQAEELAQAVQVFKLTADDAAMRPAAAPASASVSAPARAEPALKVVAPKRATKATAKAAAPAIPARALPPASAADGWEEF from the coding sequence ATGAAGCTGTCTTTTCGTACCAAGCTTTTTGCCCCGCTCGTGGTTTGCTGGGTTGCCCTGTGGGCAATCACGGGAGCCGACATCTATCACAACAAGCAGCGCCGCCTGGAAGAGCGGCAGCTGTCGCTGAAGTACGCGACCGAGATCGGCGTATCGATCGCCAGGGAATACGAGGCGCTGGCGACTGCCGGCACGCTGACGGTCGACGAGGCGAAAAAACAGGCGCTGGCCCGCATCAAGGCGGTGCGCTTCGGCAAGGACGGCTACCTGACCGTCGTCTCTTCCGAGCCCAAGATGATCATGCATCCGATGAAGCCGGAAATGGACGGCTCGACCCTCGCGGACTACAAGGACCCGCAAGGGAATTACCTGTTCCGTGACATGGCCGCCATCGCCAAGAGCACGGGAGAAGGGTGGGTCGAATATGTGTGGGCGAAACCGGGACATCCCGACCAGTCCAAGGTCTTTCCCAAGGGATCCTACGTCCTGACCTTCAAGCCCTGGGACTGGTCGGTCGTGACCGGCGTCTACCTGGATGACCTGTCCGACGCCACGGTCCGGGACTTCTGGCAGGCGTTTCTCGCGCTGGCCGTGGTCGGCATTTTCCTGAACGGCGCGGTCCTGCTCGTGATCCACAGCCTCAACCGGGCGGTCGGCGGCGACCCGCAGGATGCGGCCGAGGTGGCGCGCAGGATTGCCGCCGGCGACCTGTCGGAGCCGGTCAAGGTCAAGCCGGGCGACAGGTCCAGCCTGCTGTTCGCCATGAAGACCATGCAGGAAAGCCTGCTGGGCATCGTGAGCAAGGTCCGCACCGGAACCGATGCCATCACCTCCGCCACCAACGAAATGGCGGCCGGCAATCTCGACCTGTCATCGCGCACCGAGCAGCAGGCGGCATCGCTGGAAGAAACCGCTTCCTCGATGGACGAGCTGACCTCGACCGTGAAGCAGAATGCCGACAATGCGCGCCAGGCCAACCAGATGGCGGTTGTGGCGTCGGAAGTCGCCGGCAAGGGCGGCGCCGTGGTGGCGGAGGTGGTCGATACCATGGCCGCCATCAACGAGTCGTCACGCAAGATCGTCGACATCATCGGCGTGATCGACGGCATCGCCTTCCAGACCAATATCCTGGCGTTGAACGCGGCGGTGGAAGCGGCCCGTGCCGGCGAGCAGGGGCGCGGCTTCGCGGTCGTGGCGGCGGAGGTGCGCACGCTGGCGCAGCGCTCGGCGTCGGCAGCCAAGGAAATCAAGGAGCTGATCGGCGACTCGGTGGACAAGGTGCACGCCGGCACCGGCCTGGTCGACCAGGCCGGCGCGACGATGCAGGAAGTCGTCGCCAGCGTCACCCGCGTGGCCGACCTGATCGGGGAAATCGCCGCGGCCAGCCAGGAACAGAACAACGGCATCGAACACGTCAACCAGGCTATCGCGCAGATGGATCAGGTGACGCAGCAGAACGCCGCGCTGGTGGAAGAGGCGGCCGCCGCGGCGGAATCGATGCACAAGCAGGCCGAGGAACTGGCCCAGGCGGTGCAGGTGTTCAAGCTGACGGCCGACGATGCCGCCATGCGGCCTGCAGCAGCGCCGGCGTCTGCATCGGTATCTGCGCCCGCCCGCGCCGAGCCGGCATTGAAGGTGGTCGCTCCGAAGCGCGCCACAAAGGCTACCGCGAAGGCCGCCGCGCCGGCCATCCCGGCACGCGCGCTGCCGCCGGCATCCGCTGCGGACGGCTGGGAAGAGTTCTGA